A part of Ktedonobacterales bacterium genomic DNA contains:
- the tyrS gene encoding tyrosine--tRNA ligase produces the protein METVDIDFLLTRGVAQVEKETDLRRLLEAGGRGRRPLRVKLGLDPRNPDLTLGHGVVLRKLRQFQQLGHKAVVIVGDWTARLGDPSGRSDAREALSAEQVKANAEQYLDQFYQVVDREQTEVRWQSEWFDRFTLADAIRLAGNKTVAQMLDRDDFSKRYQAGTEIYISEFLYPLLQGYDSIAVEADVELGGTDQTFNLLVGRELQGRIGQPPQQILTCHLIVGLDGVQKMGKSLGNYIALTAPANDMYGKLMSLPDQAMMTYFETLTTVPTAELREVQRQMAEGSLNPRDVKMRMAREIVTEFRSAEAAAEAEEAFVRQFQRHQLPEQIPDFRLAEPTNIVTLIVDQWRLAPSRSRARDLIQQGGVYFYPEGEQSAAQRITDVSFVAPAKDGAIVQVGKHDFRRIRVF, from the coding sequence ATGGAGACGGTGGATATTGATTTTTTGCTGACTCGCGGCGTTGCCCAGGTGGAGAAGGAAACAGACCTGCGCCGCTTGCTAGAAGCTGGCGGGCGCGGCAGGCGTCCGCTGCGGGTGAAGCTGGGGCTTGATCCCCGCAACCCTGATCTGACCCTGGGACATGGTGTGGTGCTGCGCAAGCTGCGCCAGTTTCAGCAGCTTGGACATAAGGCGGTTGTTATTGTGGGTGACTGGACCGCCAGGCTGGGCGATCCCAGCGGGCGCTCGGATGCCCGCGAGGCGCTTTCAGCCGAACAGGTCAAAGCGAATGCGGAGCAGTATCTCGATCAGTTTTATCAAGTTGTTGATCGAGAGCAGACGGAGGTGCGCTGGCAGAGCGAATGGTTTGATCGCTTTACACTGGCTGATGCTATCCGTCTGGCGGGCAATAAGACCGTTGCCCAGATGCTTGATCGTGATGACTTCTCCAAACGTTATCAGGCCGGGACAGAGATTTACATCTCCGAATTTCTCTATCCCTTGCTGCAAGGCTATGACTCTATTGCGGTGGAAGCTGATGTAGAACTGGGCGGGACCGATCAGACGTTTAATCTGCTGGTTGGGCGCGAGCTTCAGGGGCGCATCGGCCAGCCGCCGCAGCAAATCCTTACCTGTCATCTCATCGTCGGCCTCGATGGTGTGCAGAAGATGGGCAAGAGCCTGGGCAATTATATTGCGCTGACTGCTCCGGCCAACGACATGTATGGCAAACTGATGTCTTTGCCCGATCAGGCGATGATGACCTACTTTGAGACGCTCACCACTGTGCCAACCGCAGAGCTGCGGGAGGTGCAGCGCCAGATGGCTGAGGGGAGTCTCAATCCGCGCGATGTGAAGATGCGCATGGCGCGAGAGATCGTCACTGAGTTTCGCTCGGCGGAAGCTGCGGCGGAGGCCGAGGAAGCTTTTGTGCGCCAGTTCCAGCGCCACCAGCTTCCTGAGCAGATTCCTGATTTCCGGCTGGCCGAGCCGACCAATATCGTGACCTTGATTGTTGACCAATGGCGTCTTGCTCCCAGTCGGAGCCGGGCGCGTGATCTCATCCAGCAGGGCGGTGTGTATTTC